A stretch of the Porifericola rhodea genome encodes the following:
- a CDS encoding DEAD/DEAH box helicase, whose protein sequence is MIIEKNYNETLLKKEPSAIDLVAKWFDIKENYDFESISIYHEFPLYPSPDGESSISANILVVTKNYGVFIFQCVNYSERGIPNLDSELDKLSEIDNILYAKLLKDAPFLRQNRRSLLVNICPCVYLNNCTELPKELASQKDYPVVFSKTTLQEVVEGNQNAKLNDEQFADLKATIEGSKGILRATKRIINDPQNPTSTKGATLTAIENQIFTFDLEQKRAALFTLDGPQRIRGLAGSGKTVILAMKAAIIHLQYPDAFILYTYFTKSLRGYVERLITRFYRQFAERDPNWDKIQILHAWGGKSLEGVYYNACIYNGVPPIDLTSAKAADKNNPFNYICGELVQHNLKTQYDYSLLDEAQDFPVNFYRICRKITRKNRVVWAYDDFQNILNVEIQNERETFGKDSEGKYYIDFSRNENDLQDIVLYKCYRNPRKALITAFSFGLGIYNMHEEDTKPTIVQRLESNEHWESLGFEVIKGNSQVGEDMEISRPTINSPHYKNQFLEGEDVISILSFSSIKEECEAVVGKIILDIKSELNPEDISVVCLDNRNAKTYFSLISELLTAQSIGSFNLLTVPSNNTTFKMKGKVTLSTIYKAKGNEAGSVYAIGTDAVFSDRNNIVERNKLFTAITRSLGWITITGFESFNYLCKEEYNELKKNDFKLIFVQPSAEEVITIRQDINKKQAALNKIERAAEKLAEELGLSKEEIVEQLKGKISKK, encoded by the coding sequence ATGATTATAGAAAAAAATTATAATGAGACTTTACTTAAGAAGGAGCCTAGTGCAATTGATTTAGTGGCAAAATGGTTTGATATCAAGGAAAATTATGATTTTGAATCTATTTCAATTTATCATGAATTTCCATTGTATCCATCTCCAGATGGAGAAAGCTCAATCAGTGCTAATATTTTAGTAGTAACCAAAAACTATGGAGTATTCATTTTTCAATGCGTAAACTATTCCGAAAGAGGAATACCTAATTTAGACAGTGAGTTAGATAAACTTTCGGAAATTGATAATATCCTTTATGCAAAATTATTAAAGGATGCACCTTTTTTAAGACAAAATAGGCGTAGTCTTCTTGTTAATATTTGTCCCTGCGTTTATTTAAATAACTGTACAGAATTACCAAAAGAATTAGCCTCTCAGAAGGATTACCCTGTTGTATTTTCAAAAACAACCCTTCAAGAAGTTGTTGAGGGTAATCAAAATGCCAAACTAAACGATGAGCAATTTGCAGATTTAAAAGCTACTATTGAAGGATCAAAAGGTATATTGAGGGCTACAAAAAGAATAATAAATGATCCTCAAAATCCAACTAGTACTAAAGGGGCTACTTTAACGGCAATTGAAAATCAAATATTTACTTTTGACTTAGAACAAAAAAGAGCAGCATTATTTACTTTGGATGGTCCACAAAGAATAAGAGGTTTAGCTGGATCTGGTAAAACTGTCATTTTGGCAATGAAGGCTGCTATAATACATTTACAATATCCTGATGCTTTTATATTGTATACCTATTTTACTAAATCCTTAAGGGGGTATGTTGAAAGATTAATTACTAGGTTTTACAGACAATTTGCGGAAAGAGACCCTAACTGGGATAAAATTCAAATCCTCCATGCATGGGGGGGGAAAAGCCTTGAAGGAGTTTACTATAATGCCTGTATATACAATGGAGTGCCACCAATTGATTTAACTTCTGCAAAGGCAGCAGATAAAAATAACCCATTTAATTATATATGTGGAGAGCTAGTCCAACATAACCTTAAAACTCAGTATGATTATTCTTTGCTAGATGAAGCACAGGACTTCCCTGTAAACTTCTATCGGATATGTCGAAAAATAACAAGAAAGAATCGCGTAGTTTGGGCATATGACGACTTTCAAAATATTTTAAATGTGGAGATACAAAATGAAAGAGAGACATTCGGAAAAGACTCAGAGGGTAAGTACTACATCGATTTTAGTAGAAATGAAAATGACTTGCAAGATATCGTTTTATATAAATGTTATAGAAACCCGAGAAAAGCTTTAATTACTGCTTTTTCTTTTGGGCTTGGAATCTATAATATGCACGAAGAAGATACTAAACCTACTATTGTGCAAAGGCTTGAGAGCAACGAACATTGGGAGAGTTTAGGTTTTGAAGTAATAAAAGGAAACTCTCAAGTAGGTGAAGACATGGAAATTTCTAGACCAACCATAAATAGTCCTCACTACAAAAATCAATTTTTAGAAGGTGAGGATGTGATTAGTATTTTGTCCTTTTCTAGTATCAAGGAAGAATGTGAAGCTGTAGTAGGTAAAATAATACTGGATATAAAAAGCGAATTGAATCCCGAGGATATCAGCGTAGTTTGTTTAGATAATAGAAATGCAAAAACTTATTTTAGCTTGATAAGTGAATTGCTCACTGCACAATCAATCGGTTCATTTAATTTATTAACAGTCCCCTCAAATAATACAACCTTTAAGATGAAAGGAAAAGTTACCCTTTCTACAATATATAAAGCTAAAGGCAATGAGGCTGGTAGTGTCTATGCTATTGGAACTGATGCTGTATTTTCTGATAGAAACAATATTGTTGAGCGTAATAAGCTATTTACAGCAATAACTAGAAGTTTAGGATGGATTACTATTACTGGGTTCGAGTCATTTAATTATTTATGTAAAGAAGAGTATAATGAACTAAAGAAAAATGATTTTAAACTCATTTTTGTTCAACCAAGTGCTGAAGAAGTAATAACAATTAGACAGGACATTAATAAGAAGCAGGCTGCATTAA
- a CDS encoding helicase-related protein yields MNISTYQEAIEFISSSEVISYDDSFNLSKLCSKFLRDRERENQARDIIIRIQDSWNKLDKATAGIWNDLTEAAGLYPYLETESISSSGLLRYEYHQSPHLKNVYLHSEQQTLSLQLLDKKSVVVSAPTSFGKSLLIEEVVASNIYTNIVIIQPTLALLDETRKKLLMYRDQYKVIVSTNQEPSTQVGNIFLFTGERVVEYGNFPEIDFFVIDEFYKLSLDRDDDRAITLNQAFHKLLKHTNKFYMLGPMIKSIPATFQDRFEFTWLHTRYSTVAVDEVDLHVHGELKAKEKKELKKKSLFKLLDSEQEPTLIYCSSPNKATQLSLEYVQHLHNDRSNIENFEKNNNEVIEWISENINSKWSLIEGLKIGVGAHHGALPRHLGSSLVDLFNEGSIRHLFCTSTLIEGVNTSAKNVILFDKQKGRKKIDFFDYKNIAGRSGRMNKHFLGKVFRFESEPEQMELFVDIPLFNQSTAPLEILINLDDNEIDDDVKERVSGFKDLPKELKSILKKHASLGIEGQLAIVKSIEDRLSYYTQLLTWSSFPTYNQLLAVLELAWNNLLKGDENKADVRSASQLTVLTQKYSFFQSVSALISDTANSAYWIKKHQNSQERIDRATFYILNITRHWFDYKLPKWLSVVSDLQDYVFSRHDIKPGDYSYVASSIEHGFLQTNLAALMEYDLPSSAIRKLRKTLNADRAPEVLIQFLNSLSYEELKSKGLIDYEISKIRKAL; encoded by the coding sequence ATGAACATCAGTACCTATCAGGAGGCTATAGAATTTATCTCATCAAGTGAGGTTATTTCTTATGATGATAGTTTTAATCTTTCTAAGCTATGTTCTAAATTTTTGAGAGATAGGGAAAGAGAAAATCAAGCGAGAGACATAATTATCAGAATTCAGGATTCTTGGAACAAGTTGGATAAAGCTACTGCAGGTATCTGGAATGATTTGACAGAGGCTGCTGGTTTGTATCCATACCTTGAAACAGAAAGCATTTCTTCAAGTGGATTGCTTCGGTATGAATATCATCAATCACCTCATTTAAAAAACGTCTATCTACATAGTGAACAACAAACTCTTTCTTTACAATTACTAGATAAAAAATCCGTTGTTGTAAGCGCTCCTACCAGCTTTGGGAAAAGCCTTCTAATTGAAGAGGTAGTAGCAAGCAATATATACACAAACATTGTTATAATTCAACCTACGCTAGCTCTACTAGATGAGACTAGAAAAAAGTTGTTAATGTACAGAGATCAATATAAAGTTATTGTTTCTACCAATCAGGAACCAAGTACGCAAGTTGGTAATATATTTCTTTTTACAGGTGAGCGAGTAGTAGAGTATGGAAACTTTCCAGAGATAGATTTTTTTGTCATTGATGAGTTTTACAAGCTCAGCTTAGATCGGGATGATGACAGAGCTATTACACTAAATCAAGCCTTCCATAAACTGTTAAAACATACAAATAAATTCTATATGTTAGGGCCAATGATTAAGAGTATTCCTGCCACTTTTCAGGACCGATTTGAGTTTACTTGGCTTCATACCCGTTACTCAACTGTTGCAGTAGACGAAGTTGATCTCCACGTTCATGGAGAGCTCAAAGCAAAAGAGAAAAAAGAACTGAAGAAGAAGAGTTTGTTTAAACTTCTTGACTCGGAACAGGAACCAACATTAATCTATTGTTCCTCACCAAACAAAGCTACACAGCTAAGTCTTGAGTACGTTCAACATCTACATAATGATAGATCTAATATAGAAAATTTTGAAAAAAATAATAATGAAGTAATTGAATGGATCAGTGAGAATATTAATTCTAAATGGTCACTAATCGAAGGCTTAAAAATTGGAGTTGGAGCGCATCACGGGGCTTTGCCAAGACACTTAGGGAGTTCACTCGTGGACCTATTCAATGAAGGGTCCATTAGGCATCTTTTCTGTACTTCAACATTAATAGAAGGTGTAAATACATCAGCAAAAAATGTCATCCTTTTTGATAAACAAAAAGGCAGAAAGAAGATAGATTTCTTTGATTACAAGAATATTGCTGGTAGATCTGGACGTATGAATAAGCATTTTTTGGGAAAAGTATTCAGGTTCGAAAGTGAACCCGAACAAATGGAATTATTTGTTGATATACCACTTTTTAATCAATCTACTGCACCACTAGAAATCCTTATCAATTTAGATGATAATGAAATCGATGATGATGTCAAGGAGCGAGTATCTGGTTTTAAGGACCTTCCAAAAGAATTGAAATCAATTTTAAAAAAACATGCTAGTTTAGGAATAGAAGGGCAGTTAGCCATCGTAAAGTCAATAGAAGATAGATTGAGTTATTATACCCAATTATTGACTTGGTCATCATTTCCCACCTACAATCAACTTCTTGCAGTTTTAGAGTTAGCATGGAACAATCTTCTTAAGGGAGATGAAAATAAGGCTGATGTTCGAAGTGCATCTCAGCTCACTGTATTAACACAGAAATATTCTTTTTTTCAGTCAGTCTCAGCACTTATAAGTGACACTGCTAATAGTGCCTATTGGATCAAGAAACATCAAAATTCGCAAGAAAGGATTGATAGGGCGACTTTTTATATTTTAAACATTACTAGGCATTGGTTTGATTATAAACTTCCAAAGTGGCTTTCGGTAGTCAGCGATCTACAAGATTATGTATTCTCGAGGCATGATATAAAACCTGGCGACTATAGCTACGTCGCAAGTAGTATTGAGCACGGGTTTCTCCAAACTAATTTAGCAGCTCTAATGGAATATGATCTTCCAAGTTCAGCAATACGTAAGCTAAGGAAAACTTTGAATGCTGATAGAGCACCAGAAGTACTAATTCAGTTTTTAAATAGCTTATCCTATGAAGAGCTAAAATCTAAAGGGCTAATAGATTATGAGATATCAAAAATCCGTAAAGCATTATAA
- a CDS encoding HamA C-terminal domain-containing protein: MPRPFKSEKIIEEQISESSLRCYNIGFDQNKFRLKPLLDIIADVIPEFSLGYYEGNSIPITEARRRLREAALRLYTTDKYSKRGEFGEVILHLLLRDFCGTIPLLSKINFKDSTNTTVKGFDGIHIVNEGNAKKLWLGESKLYTSGVSGVKALAEDLKQHLNEDYLRKEFMLVSTKIHGSVPDRDYWLDLMHENNTLDAIFDGICIPMACTYTSPLFKEHSDNTQEYLEAFVSECKSLEQEFKHAKISTSVDIILMLLPIEDKNLLTSGLHDRLKNMQNI; encoded by the coding sequence ATGCCAAGACCATTTAAGTCTGAAAAAATTATCGAAGAACAAATTTCGGAATCTTCTCTCAGGTGCTACAACATAGGATTTGATCAAAACAAATTTAGACTTAAGCCTTTGCTGGATATAATAGCCGACGTAATTCCTGAATTTTCTCTTGGATATTATGAAGGTAATAGTATACCAATAACCGAAGCAAGAAGAAGATTAAGGGAAGCGGCTCTGCGTCTTTATACCACAGACAAATATTCAAAACGTGGTGAGTTTGGTGAAGTTATACTACACCTGTTATTAAGGGATTTTTGCGGTACCATTCCTCTTCTGTCTAAAATTAACTTTAAGGATTCTACTAATACAACAGTTAAAGGTTTTGATGGTATACATATTGTAAATGAAGGTAATGCCAAAAAACTTTGGCTTGGAGAATCTAAACTTTACACTAGTGGTGTCTCAGGTGTCAAAGCTCTTGCTGAGGATTTGAAGCAGCACCTGAATGAAGATTACTTAAGGAAAGAATTCATGCTTGTTTCCACAAAAATTCATGGATCTGTTCCTGATAGGGATTATTGGTTGGACCTTATGCATGAAAATAATACACTCGATGCAATTTTCGACGGGATTTGTATTCCAATGGCTTGTACATATACAAGCCCATTATTTAAAGAACATTCTGACAATACCCAGGAATACTTAGAAGCCTTTGTGTCTGAGTGTAAAAGTCTTGAGCAAGAATTTAAACACGCTAAAATTTCAACATCAGTTGACATTATTTTAATGCTTTTACCAATTGAGGACAAAAATTTGCTAACTTCTGGATTACATGATAGATTAAAAAACATGCAAAATATATGA
- a CDS encoding recombinase family protein, whose product MKIGYARVSTIDQNLHLQKDALTNAGCEKIIVDTISGSVVLRPGLEKVKEQLREGDSLVVWRLDRLGRSLKDLISWSGYLEERGIGLVSLQESIDTSSSTGKLVFHMFGALAEFERNLIRERTMAGLHAARSRGKMGGRPKALTKDKQKLLMQLYNDDNISVKEICQMMNISKPTLYKYVKTDIAS is encoded by the coding sequence ATGAAAATAGGTTACGCCAGAGTTTCTACTATAGATCAAAATTTACATCTCCAAAAAGACGCACTTACCAATGCAGGCTGTGAGAAAATCATAGTTGACACCATTAGTGGCTCTGTGGTACTTCGTCCTGGCCTGGAAAAAGTAAAAGAACAGCTTCGTGAGGGAGACTCATTGGTAGTTTGGAGATTGGATCGTCTGGGTCGCTCTCTCAAAGATCTGATTAGCTGGTCCGGGTATTTAGAAGAAAGAGGTATAGGATTGGTAAGTCTTCAAGAATCCATTGATACCAGTTCCTCTACCGGTAAGCTTGTTTTCCACATGTTTGGTGCTCTGGCAGAGTTTGAGCGCAACCTGATTCGTGAAAGAACCATGGCAGGCCTTCATGCAGCCCGTTCCCGAGGTAAAATGGGAGGCAGACCTAAAGCGCTTACCAAAGACAAGCAAAAACTCCTGATGCAGCTGTATAATGATGATAACATATCAGTAAAAGAAATCTGCCAGATGATGAATATCTCTAAGCCAACGCTTTACAAATATGTTAAGACTGATATCGCAAGTTAG
- a CDS encoding DUF4160 domain-containing protein, with protein sequence MPEVLRTLGYIFFFYSNDHLPIHIHVKGKGGSARYDLEPEIKLTDSKGLKTKELKQIEKLISQRRGQLVAAWHQYFKEKN encoded by the coding sequence ATGCCGGAGGTATTAAGAACATTAGGGTATATCTTCTTCTTCTACAGTAATGATCATCTTCCTATACATATACATGTAAAAGGCAAAGGAGGGTCTGCACGATATGATCTTGAACCGGAAATTAAGCTTACTGACAGTAAGGGGTTAAAAACCAAAGAACTCAAGCAGATTGAAAAGCTTATTTCTCAAAGAAGAGGACAATTAGTTGCCGCCTGGCATCAGTATTTCAAAGAAAAAAATTAG
- a CDS encoding helix-turn-helix domain-containing protein translates to MKNTPPHHIKTISEYHRFRGLPKPEHPLMSVINLDEIRNLSADEQSSWIFDFYSIALKRNVDSRIKYKYGQQTYDFDEGVMFFIAPKQVFSVETDGDYELSGWMLLIHPNFLWQSPLAKSIKQHDFFSYSANEALHLSDKEETTIINIFQSIKQEYVSNIDKFSQPLIIAQIEVLLNYSDRFYHRQFITRKISNHKILNRLEEILKEYFNQDSLIESGLPTVQNIAKELNVSPNYLSCLLKTLTGQSTQQHIHEKLIEKAKEKLSNTNLSVSEIAYTLGFEHSQSFSKLFKTKTSFSPLEYRRSFN, encoded by the coding sequence ATGAAAAACACACCGCCTCACCATATCAAAACAATTAGCGAATACCATAGATTCCGAGGCTTACCTAAACCAGAACACCCATTGATGAGTGTTATAAATTTGGATGAAATAAGGAATCTTTCAGCTGATGAGCAAAGCAGTTGGATATTTGACTTTTACTCTATTGCATTAAAAAGAAATGTTGATTCCAGGATAAAATATAAATATGGTCAGCAAACCTACGATTTTGATGAAGGTGTCATGTTTTTCATTGCTCCCAAACAGGTTTTTTCAGTTGAGACAGATGGAGATTATGAACTTTCGGGGTGGATGCTGCTCATTCATCCCAATTTTTTATGGCAAAGTCCATTAGCAAAATCCATAAAACAACATGACTTCTTTAGTTATTCGGCAAATGAAGCCTTACATCTTTCAGATAAAGAAGAGACCACAATTATCAATATTTTTCAAAGTATCAAGCAGGAGTATGTTTCCAATATTGATAAGTTTAGCCAACCCCTCATCATTGCCCAAATAGAAGTGTTACTCAATTATTCAGACAGATTTTATCATCGTCAATTTATAACCAGAAAAATATCCAACCATAAAATATTAAATCGTCTGGAAGAAATACTCAAAGAATATTTCAATCAGGATAGCTTGATAGAAAGTGGATTACCTACTGTTCAAAATATTGCTAAAGAATTAAATGTATCACCTAACTATTTAAGTTGTTTGTTGAAAACCTTGACGGGGCAAAGCACACAACAACATATCCACGAAAAATTGATTGAGAAAGCAAAAGAGAAGTTATCAAATACCAACTTGTCAGTAAGTGAAATTGCTTATACATTAGGCTTTGAACATTCACAGTCGTTCAGTAAGCTATTCAAAACAAAAACAAGCTTTTCGCCTTTGGAATATAGACGGTCATTTAACTGA
- a CDS encoding NAD(P)H-binding protein, which yields MNIKTEKMKITLAGSLGHIGRPLTQKLVQKGHSVTVISSNAERQKDIEAIGATAAIGSLEDVNFITSAFTGADAVFCMVPPANYFDHDLDLLAYYKGLGNNYAQAITQSRVKKVVNLSSIGAHMKDGNGILQGTFYVESILNALPSDVALTHIRPTEFYYNLLPQVHSAKENDFIASNIGGEVVNAWVSPVDIASVIAEEITSPLAGQKVRYVASDELTYNELVTILGESIGNPHLKWVTLTDEQMREGLEAAGMQPAIAEGMTEMYAAINSGLLYDHYNFHKPATLGKVKIKDFAQDFAEAYNQL from the coding sequence ATGAACATAAAAACAGAAAAGATGAAAATTACACTTGCAGGTTCGTTAGGTCACATAGGTAGACCGCTAACCCAAAAGTTAGTACAAAAAGGACATTCAGTCACAGTGATAAGCAGTAATGCTGAAAGACAAAAAGACATTGAAGCTATAGGAGCGACAGCAGCAATTGGCTCTTTAGAAGATGTTAATTTTATTACTTCAGCATTTACAGGTGCTGATGCTGTATTTTGTATGGTGCCACCGGCAAACTATTTTGACCATGACCTTGATTTACTTGCCTATTATAAAGGTCTGGGGAATAACTACGCACAAGCCATAACACAAAGCAGAGTGAAAAAAGTTGTTAATCTAAGTAGCATCGGAGCTCATATGAAGGACGGTAACGGCATACTTCAGGGTACTTTTTATGTTGAAAGCATACTCAATGCATTACCTTCGGATGTTGCTCTTACTCACATTCGTCCTACCGAATTTTATTACAATTTGCTGCCGCAGGTTCATTCCGCTAAGGAAAATGATTTTATAGCATCTAATATCGGAGGTGAAGTTGTAAATGCGTGGGTATCACCCGTGGATATTGCTAGCGTCATTGCCGAGGAGATTACCTCACCACTTGCTGGCCAAAAAGTACGGTATGTCGCAAGTGATGAACTTACTTACAATGAATTGGTAACTATCTTAGGTGAATCGATAGGAAACCCACACTTAAAATGGGTAACCTTAACGGATGAACAGATGAGAGAAGGTCTGGAAGCTGCTGGCATGCAACCAGCCATTGCCGAGGGCATGACGGAAATGTATGCAGCTATAAACAGTGGTTTATTGTATGATCATTACAATTTTCACAAACCTGCCACGCTGGGCAAAGTTAAAATAAAAGATTTTGCTCAAGACTTTGCTGAAGCGTATAATCAACTATAG
- a CDS encoding reverse transcriptase domain-containing protein — MKPDLRRSFIPIPIGYRPGRNAHQALDQVRKNCWKNDWVIDLDIKSFFDEIDHDKLLKALDRHVSESWVMLYIRRWLQSPIETRQGALIKRTTGTPQGGVISPLLANLYLHYTLDAWINRTSPSVQFVRYADDIIIHCKTQDQAEQTLQIVKERVQECGLRLHPEKTKIVYCKDSRRKGTFEKVKFDFLGYTFQPRSAKSKKTGKLFLGYDCAMSIKSRSRIFEVIRKMKIPRMTCESIVGIAHHLNPKLRGWIQYFGKFRGYSLSKVFYVLRIKLVRWARYHYKRYRYSLTKAYKWLDRVREQYPSLFYHWHVGYSN, encoded by the coding sequence TTGAAGCCAGATTTGAGGAGATCTTTCATTCCAATTCCTATAGGTTATCGGCCTGGCAGGAATGCCCATCAGGCACTCGATCAGGTACGTAAGAACTGTTGGAAAAACGATTGGGTAATAGATTTAGATATCAAAAGCTTCTTTGATGAAATTGATCATGACAAGCTACTCAAAGCACTAGACAGACATGTAAGTGAAAGCTGGGTGATGCTATACATCAGAAGATGGTTGCAAAGTCCAATAGAAACAAGACAGGGAGCGTTAATAAAGAGAACAACAGGCACGCCACAAGGCGGAGTGATCAGCCCACTATTAGCCAATTTATACCTTCATTATACACTCGATGCATGGATAAACCGGACAAGTCCATCAGTGCAATTTGTGCGTTATGCGGATGATATAATTATTCACTGCAAGACACAAGATCAAGCAGAGCAGACCTTACAGATTGTAAAAGAAAGGGTGCAGGAATGTGGTCTTCGGCTACATCCTGAGAAAACAAAGATCGTGTATTGTAAGGATTCAAGAAGGAAAGGGACATTCGAGAAAGTAAAATTTGACTTTTTAGGATACACCTTCCAGCCTCGGTCAGCAAAGTCAAAGAAAACAGGTAAACTGTTTTTAGGCTATGATTGTGCGATGAGCATTAAATCCAGATCACGAATATTTGAAGTAATCAGGAAGATGAAAATTCCAAGAATGACTTGCGAAAGCATAGTTGGGATAGCTCATCATCTTAATCCCAAACTTAGAGGATGGATACAATACTTCGGGAAATTCCGTGGCTACAGTTTGTCGAAAGTGTTTTACGTATTGCGAATAAAGTTAGTGAGGTGGGCAAGGTACCATTATAAGCGATATAGGTATAGTCTAACAAAAGCCTATAAATGGCTGGACAGAGTTCGGGAACAGTATCCGAGTTTGTTCTACCATTGGCATGTCGGATATTCCAATTAA
- a CDS encoding VOC family protein, translated as MKYTLFITIIALTFGIAACKNESTSASESNPTKETTVKKYKNMNSYVSIFEIPATDISRAINFYKEILGVEIERLEFPGMEMGLFPYQDQMVTGVIMKGEGYEPSAKGVTIYLNGGDNLQTILDKVVENSGKIIIPKTPHADESGFFAIFHDSEGNKMGLHSPN; from the coding sequence ATGAAATACACATTATTCATCACAATTATTGCCTTGACTTTTGGCATTGCAGCCTGTAAAAACGAAAGCACTTCTGCTTCCGAATCAAATCCAACTAAAGAGACAACAGTCAAAAAATACAAGAATATGAACAGTTATGTATCAATATTTGAGATTCCAGCAACGGACATTTCAAGAGCTATTAACTTTTACAAAGAAATTCTAGGAGTAGAAATTGAAAGGTTAGAATTTCCAGGAATGGAAATGGGCTTATTCCCATACCAAGACCAAATGGTAACAGGAGTTATTATGAAAGGAGAAGGTTACGAGCCTTCTGCCAAAGGAGTTACTATTTATCTGAATGGTGGAGATAACTTGCAAACTATTCTTGATAAAGTAGTAGAAAATAGCGGAAAAATTATTATTCCTAAAACACCACACGCAGACGAGAGTGGATTTTTCGCTATTTTTCACGACTCGGAAGGAAATAAAATGGGACTTCATTCGCCAAATTAG
- a CDS encoding AraC family transcriptional regulator, giving the protein MDYQTYEPHTNLKSLVSCYWTLEVPKQSEPQKQRIVPDGCIEMAFILGDDIKRYTSENEFILQPRAMVLGQTIEPFYIQPTGYVKTFAVRFYPYGFANFVSEPISNLANKETPINQLFGIETTDDLEQKIIKAENTEQRISIIEKFLLVRLNDEKTINTIVKNTVDSLLSSNGSASLNSILKENLSKRRQLERNFKKQIGVSPKQLGKVIRLQTALKMLLDQKSENLTNVAYESEYFDQAHFIKDFREFTGINPKEFINHENLAISALFYK; this is encoded by the coding sequence ATGGACTATCAAACATACGAGCCACATACAAACTTGAAATCGCTTGTTAGTTGCTATTGGACTTTGGAAGTGCCTAAACAGTCTGAACCTCAAAAACAACGAATAGTGCCAGATGGCTGTATTGAAATGGCTTTTATTCTCGGAGATGACATAAAACGGTACACTTCCGAAAATGAATTTATACTTCAACCTCGTGCAATGGTGCTCGGACAAACAATTGAGCCTTTTTACATTCAACCAACAGGATATGTCAAAACATTTGCTGTCCGATTTTATCCTTATGGATTTGCCAATTTTGTCTCTGAACCAATCAGCAATTTGGCAAATAAGGAAACACCTATAAACCAACTTTTCGGAATAGAAACTACAGATGATCTGGAGCAAAAAATAATCAAAGCGGAGAATACTGAACAACGGATAAGCATTATCGAAAAATTTCTTTTGGTTAGGCTTAATGACGAAAAGACGATTAATACAATTGTAAAAAACACCGTTGATTCTCTATTATCCTCAAACGGCAGTGCCTCATTAAACTCAATCCTCAAAGAGAACCTGTCAAAACGAAGACAACTCGAAAGGAACTTCAAAAAGCAAATTGGGGTAAGTCCTAAGCAATTGGGAAAGGTTATTCGATTACAAACCGCTTTAAAAATGTTGCTTGACCAGAAATCAGAAAATCTTACCAATGTTGCCTATGAAAGTGAATATTTCGACCAAGCACACTTCATAAAGGACTTTAGGGAATTTACAGGGATAAACCCCAAAGAATTTATCAATCACGAAAACTTAGCTATTTCCGCCCTTTTCTATAAATAG